One Yoonia sp. BS5-3 genomic window carries:
- a CDS encoding type IV pili methyl-accepting chemotaxis transducer N-terminal domain-containing protein — MIERRPSTPKKTTCRRLFAGALLGIGMLGAVATPSTSFAQLIDPDLYDGGKARVNLSDNLRSLTEAIASASCRFHGQIDAEAARYELAVTMNDFNVIITALEHGNPALGIPTPETRALTVDALFNTVIAWAPIAASANRLANGNGTDDDAAVISDSYAGLFDQSVLLASVISGQYSNPQELLQSDATVLNFALRQRALAYRMSRAMCEMTTQTGDERTLDELAETVDLFERTLVALRDGFPDAGIHAPPNEAVKDSLERTYTQWQEGRTLFDAALAGETPSPDDVINAAALADQLSVAMNNTITLYLIASPGREGVYRVPLEAFARTALTEWTADPALIEAVKAQNARHADLTQAEITALDAAWQSGDPETQTPDTQALLSHPLSVWLNDQQMMTAGFVTEVLVMDNKGLNVAQSVETADYWQGDEPIWRETFLAGPGALHISEIEFHESTGFYQSQAALAIEDPQTGEVIGAIAFGINVQNLM, encoded by the coding sequence ATGATCGAACGTCGCCCCTCTACCCCAAAGAAAACGACATGCCGTCGACTTTTTGCAGGTGCGCTACTCGGTATTGGCATGTTGGGTGCTGTCGCGACACCAAGCACCTCTTTTGCCCAACTGATCGATCCTGATCTTTATGATGGCGGCAAAGCCCGCGTGAACCTTTCCGACAATTTGCGATCTTTGACTGAGGCTATTGCCTCGGCCAGTTGCCGGTTCCATGGCCAAATCGATGCTGAAGCCGCGCGATATGAATTGGCTGTGACAATGAATGACTTCAATGTCATCATCACCGCATTGGAACACGGAAACCCCGCCTTGGGCATTCCAACGCCCGAAACACGCGCATTGACCGTTGATGCTTTGTTCAACACCGTGATTGCATGGGCCCCCATTGCCGCCTCGGCCAACCGTCTGGCAAATGGCAACGGCACCGATGATGATGCCGCTGTTATCAGCGATAGCTACGCTGGCCTTTTTGATCAAAGCGTGCTGCTGGCTTCTGTCATATCGGGCCAATACTCAAATCCGCAGGAATTGCTGCAAAGCGACGCAACGGTCCTAAACTTTGCATTGCGGCAACGTGCCCTCGCCTATCGGATGTCCCGCGCCATGTGCGAAATGACCACCCAGACGGGCGATGAAAGAACATTGGATGAGCTTGCCGAAACCGTCGATTTGTTTGAGCGCACTTTGGTCGCGTTGCGCGACGGTTTTCCAGATGCAGGCATTCACGCGCCCCCAAATGAGGCCGTCAAAGACAGTCTGGAGCGCACCTACACACAATGGCAAGAGGGCCGAACGCTATTTGATGCCGCGCTGGCTGGCGAAACGCCAAGCCCGGATGATGTGATCAATGCCGCGGCTTTGGCTGATCAGCTTTCTGTTGCGATGAATAATACAATTACACTGTATCTCATTGCATCGCCCGGCAGAGAGGGCGTTTATCGTGTCCCGCTTGAGGCGTTCGCCCGCACTGCCCTGACCGAATGGACCGCCGACCCAGCCCTGATCGAAGCCGTCAAAGCCCAGAACGCGCGTCATGCCGATTTGACCCAAGCCGAGATCACGGCACTTGATGCCGCTTGGCAATCTGGCGATCCGGAAACACAGACCCCGGATACCCAAGCTTTGCTAAGCCATCCGTTGTCGGTCTGGTTGAACGATCAGCAGATGATGACAGCCGGTTTCGTGACGGAGGTTTTGGTTATGGATAACAAGGGCCTGAATGTCGCCCAAAGCGTTGAGACAGCAGACTATTGGCAGGGCGATGAACCGATCTGGCGTGAGACGTTTCTGGCCGGGCCGGGCGCACTTCATATCTCTGAAATCGAATTCCACGAAAGCACCGGCTTTTATCAATCCCAAGCCGCCTTGGCGATCGAAGATCCGCAGACAGGCGAAGTGATTGGTGCAATCGCGTTCGGGATCAATGTGCAAAACCTGATGTAA
- a CDS encoding substrate-binding domain-containing protein, which produces MVFRRQTTKSSLVSALALCTALTAPVASQAEEVTLLSADGTVNLVGDFVEFVDNNYVIRTALGELRISASRVRCEGAGCPVIGAEGADVRAVGSDTVGEGVMPLLLAGFAGNLGAEVTQTATGVSGQFLAEMIGDEGFGDPMGTYLVTSTSSNGAFNALLEGDAEIGMSARRIRPDEARALRDDGAGNMISPAQEHIIAVDSLVVITHPDNPVDSITLDQLRAIYSGSITNWSQVGGDNAPITLFSREADSGTRDVFETGVFGANPPALPGSAQIVTDNNEMAALVNADVNAIGFVGYAFQRGASALTLVSDCGISMVPDAFSARTEEYALQRFLYLYTREDTAAAGSADFIEYAASNQADVVIAKAGFIDLGIDRREQLLDSARARQLQDSSLDAYEAGFARDMLDQMLDYDRLSTTFRFRTGSQDLDLRGRLNLERLADYLETQPAGTEVLFVGFTDSVGAFDSNRTLSFGRAEQVLAEMQSFAGDRLSNISFSTTGFGEIAPSACNTSDNERQINRRVEVWIKS; this is translated from the coding sequence ATGGTCTTTAGAAGACAGACAACAAAATCCAGCCTGGTGTCGGCGCTTGCACTTTGCACGGCTTTGACCGCACCGGTTGCAAGCCAAGCCGAAGAAGTCACGCTGCTTTCTGCGGATGGTACGGTTAACCTGGTCGGCGACTTTGTCGAATTTGTAGACAACAACTATGTCATCCGCACTGCGTTGGGTGAGCTGCGCATTTCGGCCTCTCGGGTCCGCTGTGAAGGCGCAGGCTGCCCGGTGATCGGTGCTGAAGGTGCTGATGTGCGTGCCGTTGGTTCTGATACGGTTGGTGAGGGTGTGATGCCTCTGCTGCTGGCTGGCTTTGCTGGCAATCTGGGCGCTGAAGTCACCCAGACAGCGACCGGCGTGAGCGGTCAGTTCCTTGCCGAAATGATCGGCGATGAAGGCTTTGGTGATCCGATGGGGACATACCTGGTCACATCCACCAGCTCAAACGGCGCTTTCAATGCGCTTTTGGAAGGTGACGCCGAAATCGGCATGTCCGCCCGCCGTATTCGCCCTGATGAGGCCCGCGCATTGCGTGACGATGGCGCTGGGAACATGATCAGCCCGGCCCAAGAACATATTATTGCGGTTGATAGCCTTGTGGTTATCACACACCCTGACAACCCGGTCGATTCGATCACCTTGGATCAGCTGCGCGCTATTTATAGCGGCTCTATCACGAACTGGTCACAGGTTGGTGGCGACAACGCCCCGATCACACTCTTCAGCCGCGAAGCTGATTCCGGTACACGTGACGTATTTGAAACCGGTGTCTTTGGTGCCAACCCACCTGCCCTGCCTGGCAGCGCGCAAATCGTGACCGACAACAACGAAATGGCCGCCTTGGTCAATGCTGATGTCAATGCGATCGGGTTTGTCGGCTATGCCTTCCAACGTGGTGCAAGCGCCCTGACCCTGGTCAGCGATTGCGGGATCAGCATGGTGCCTGATGCTTTCTCAGCGCGGACCGAAGAATATGCATTGCAACGTTTCCTGTACCTTTACACCCGTGAAGATACAGCCGCCGCCGGTTCTGCAGATTTCATCGAATATGCAGCCTCAAACCAAGCTGATGTTGTGATTGCCAAGGCGGGCTTTATCGATCTGGGCATCGACCGTCGTGAGCAGTTGCTGGACAGCGCCCGTGCCCGCCAATTGCAAGACTCGTCACTGGACGCGTATGAGGCTGGTTTTGCACGCGATATGCTGGACCAAATGTTGGACTATGATCGCTTGTCGACGACGTTCCGCTTCCGCACTGGTTCGCAAGATCTGGATCTGCGCGGTCGTCTGAACCTTGAGCGTCTGGCTGACTATCTTGAAACACAGCCAGCCGGCACCGAAGTTCTGTTCGTTGGCTTCACCGACTCTGTTGGTGCATTCGACAGCAACCGCACCCTGTCATTTGGCCGTGCCGAACAGGTGCTGGCCGAAATGCAAAGCTTTGCTGGTGATCGTTTGTCCAATATCTCGTTCTCGACCACAGGCTTTGGCGAAATCGCCCCCTCTGCCTGTAACACATCTGACAATGAGCGTCAGATCAACCGCCGGGTTGAGGTCTGGATCAAGTCCTAA
- a CDS encoding BMP family ABC transporter substrate-binding protein yields MTMKTLLASATLALGMTTGVQAQDDTTTVGFVYVGPVGDGGWTYEHDQGRLAVEEHFGDAVDTVFVESVPEGPDAERVMTQMALQGADLIFTTSFGYMDQTIAVAEQFPDVKFEHATGYKTADNVSVYSARFYEGRAVQGHIAGQMTESNIIGYIASFPIPEVIRGINSAYIHAKEVNPDVEFKIIWAYTWFDPAKEAEAATVLIEQGADVILQHTDSTAPQAAAQAAGNVVTFGQASDMAEFGPFPRVSSIIDNWAPYYIARTQAVIDGTWETTNTWDGIAPGMVEIGEITDAVPAEIKASAEAMIAAMETGDYHPFTGPLNKQDGSAWLAEGEVADDGTLAGMDFYVEGLTAEIPQ; encoded by the coding sequence ATGACAATGAAAACACTACTCGCCAGCGCGACGCTCGCGCTGGGTATGACAACGGGCGTCCAGGCCCAAGACGACACGACGACCGTCGGTTTCGTCTATGTCGGCCCTGTGGGCGATGGCGGCTGGACATATGAACATGATCAAGGCCGTCTTGCCGTCGAAGAGCATTTTGGCGATGCCGTCGACACTGTCTTTGTTGAAAGCGTGCCTGAAGGGCCCGACGCAGAGCGTGTGATGACCCAAATGGCGCTGCAAGGCGCTGACCTGATCTTTACCACCTCATTTGGCTACATGGATCAGACCATCGCCGTGGCCGAGCAGTTCCCGGATGTGAAATTCGAGCACGCGACAGGTTATAAGACGGCTGATAACGTCTCGGTCTACTCTGCCCGTTTCTATGAAGGGCGTGCTGTGCAAGGCCATATCGCAGGCCAAATGACCGAGAGCAATATCATCGGTTACATCGCCTCGTTCCCGATCCCGGAAGTGATCCGCGGCATTAACTCGGCCTATATCCACGCTAAGGAAGTAAACCCTGATGTCGAGTTCAAGATCATCTGGGCCTATACGTGGTTCGACCCAGCCAAAGAAGCCGAAGCTGCCACTGTTCTGATCGAACAAGGTGCCGACGTGATCCTGCAACACACAGACTCGACCGCGCCCCAAGCTGCGGCACAAGCTGCTGGCAATGTTGTCACCTTCGGCCAAGCCTCAGACATGGCCGAGTTTGGCCCCTTCCCCCGCGTTTCATCGATCATCGATAACTGGGCCCCATACTATATTGCCCGGACTCAGGCTGTGATCGACGGCACATGGGAAACCACCAACACGTGGGACGGGATCGCACCAGGCATGGTTGAGATTGGCGAAATCACCGATGCCGTTCCTGCCGAGATCAAGGCAAGTGCCGAAGCAATGATTGCGGCAATGGAAACCGGTGATTATCATCCGTTCACTGGCCCGCTGAACAAGCAAGATGGCTCGGCCTGGCTGGCAGAGGGCGAAGTTGCCGATGACGGCACATTGGCGGGCATGGATTTTTATGTAGAAGGTCTGACGGCCGAAATCCCGCAATAA